Proteins found in one Oceaniferula flava genomic segment:
- the rplK gene encoding 50S ribosomal protein L11 has product MAKEVKQVLKLQIQAGQANPSPPVGPALGQAGVNIMQFCKDFNAATQKQAGDLLPTVITVFKDASFTFITKQPPAAVLLKKAAKIASGSGTPNTVSCGSISKEQLMEVVEAKISDLNTNDPEQAAKILAGTARQMGLEITGM; this is encoded by the coding sequence ATGGCCAAGGAAGTAAAACAAGTCCTCAAACTGCAAATTCAAGCAGGTCAAGCCAACCCGTCTCCACCCGTAGGTCCCGCCCTCGGTCAAGCCGGTGTTAACATCATGCAGTTCTGTAAGGACTTCAACGCTGCTACTCAAAAGCAGGCTGGAGATCTCCTTCCCACCGTCATCACGGTGTTCAAGGACGCATCCTTCACCTTCATCACCAAGCAGCCACCAGCAGCTGTGCTTCTCAAGAAAGCCGCCAAGATCGCTTCCGGTTCCGGCACTCCCAACACCGTGTCCTGCGGCAGCATCTCCAAAGAGCAGCTGATGGAAGTGGTGGAAGCCAAGATCTCCGATCTCAACACCAACGATCCAGAGCAAGCCGCCAAGATCCTTGCCGGCACCGCCCGCCAAATGGGCCTCGAAATCACAGGGATGTAA